A DNA window from Comamonas sp. 26 contains the following coding sequences:
- a CDS encoding NAD(P)/FAD-dependent oxidoreductase, with amino-acid sequence MSNPHAPLLQSGRIGSMELKNRIAMAPMGENYGGTDGICGERAQAYYEERAKGGTGLIIMGTAAISWPSGTSEPHQLGISEDSFIPGLAEVTRRVHAHGGKVAIQINHSGKVAANDRSHGREMWVSSMPPDGPVAEAMRTVTPKEFSTFVGVGPYPDRYRVMDKADIAQMIEWFGAAAVRAKQANFDAVEVHCAHNYMIANFLSPFFNSRTDEYGGSYENRSRLLREVLTEVRKRVGPDFPVWVRLDSEEMHTPGGIVMEEALKSAKLCEELGMNAISVSAYARLPTGTAFTDAPIPQKQNAYRDFAKQFKKAVNIPIISAGRWELDDAADALNKGEIDFVAMGRKLLAEPEIANKLQANAAQDVRPCIYCYACVSEIFINKGIKCAVNAQTGHETTKTITFAEKPKHVLIVGGGPSGMEAARVAALRGHRVTLAERSDRLGGTLFFAALAYPENGRLLDYLVKQMKHPQIDVRLNTTVDAQLLADLKPDEILVGTGAKRAAPPIPGANQDHVWSGDELRRLMTGDRADEIAKAKLNLAERALFKAGGMLKVTDSTAAIQNLSKLWMPLGKRVTIIGAGLVGLELAEFLIERGREVTVLDPGTHPGSELPIVRRWRVYDAVKNHGKLLMQANVTQIDRKEVIWTDKKGEEYRTPADSVVLAMGAEADSTVADQLQSITQTPVRRIGDCNDLGYIEGAMHSGHQAGRTI; translated from the coding sequence ATGAGCAATCCCCACGCACCCCTGCTTCAGTCCGGACGCATAGGCTCCATGGAACTGAAAAACCGCATCGCCATGGCGCCCATGGGCGAGAACTATGGCGGCACTGACGGCATCTGCGGCGAACGCGCCCAGGCCTACTACGAAGAGCGCGCCAAGGGCGGAACCGGCCTCATCATCATGGGCACGGCCGCCATATCTTGGCCTTCAGGCACTAGCGAGCCACACCAGTTGGGTATCTCGGAGGATTCGTTCATTCCAGGTCTGGCCGAAGTCACGCGCCGCGTGCACGCGCACGGTGGCAAGGTCGCTATCCAGATCAACCACAGCGGCAAAGTCGCTGCCAATGACCGCTCTCATGGCCGCGAGATGTGGGTATCGTCCATGCCTCCGGATGGCCCCGTGGCAGAGGCCATGCGTACCGTCACACCCAAGGAGTTCTCGACCTTCGTCGGTGTGGGCCCCTACCCTGACCGCTACCGCGTGATGGACAAGGCCGACATCGCACAGATGATCGAATGGTTTGGAGCCGCCGCCGTGCGCGCCAAGCAGGCCAATTTCGATGCGGTTGAAGTGCACTGCGCGCACAACTACATGATTGCGAACTTCCTCTCACCCTTCTTCAACAGCCGCACCGATGAATACGGCGGCAGCTATGAAAACCGCAGCCGCCTGCTGCGCGAGGTGCTGACCGAAGTGCGCAAGCGCGTGGGCCCGGACTTCCCGGTCTGGGTGCGTCTGGACTCTGAAGAGATGCACACACCCGGTGGCATCGTCATGGAAGAAGCGCTCAAGAGCGCCAAGCTCTGCGAAGAGCTGGGCATGAACGCCATCAGCGTCTCGGCCTATGCACGCCTGCCCACTGGCACGGCATTCACCGATGCCCCCATTCCGCAAAAGCAGAACGCCTATCGCGACTTCGCCAAGCAGTTCAAGAAGGCGGTGAACATTCCCATTATTTCGGCAGGCCGCTGGGAACTGGACGATGCCGCTGACGCCTTGAACAAGGGCGAGATTGACTTTGTGGCCATGGGCCGCAAGCTGCTGGCCGAGCCCGAAATAGCCAACAAGCTGCAGGCCAACGCCGCGCAGGATGTACGCCCCTGCATCTACTGCTATGCCTGCGTCAGCGAAATCTTCATCAACAAGGGCATCAAATGCGCGGTCAATGCCCAGACCGGGCACGAGACCACCAAGACCATCACCTTTGCCGAAAAGCCCAAGCATGTGCTCATCGTCGGTGGTGGCCCTTCTGGCATGGAAGCGGCACGCGTGGCGGCCCTGCGCGGTCACCGCGTGACGCTGGCCGAGCGCAGTGACCGCCTGGGCGGCACGCTGTTCTTTGCCGCGCTGGCCTACCCGGAAAATGGCCGTCTGCTGGACTATCTGGTCAAGCAGATGAAGCACCCGCAGATCGATGTGCGCCTGAACACCACGGTAGATGCCCAATTGCTGGCCGACCTCAAGCCCGACGAAATTCTGGTGGGCACCGGTGCCAAGCGCGCTGCGCCCCCGATTCCCGGCGCCAATCAAGACCATGTGTGGAGCGGTGACGAGCTGCGCCGCCTGATGACGGGCGACCGCGCCGACGAGATTGCCAAGGCCAAGCTGAACCTGGCCGAGCGCGCACTGTTCAAGGCTGGCGGCATGCTCAAGGTGACGGACAGCACTGCAGCGATTCAGAATCTGTCCAAGCTGTGGATGCCTTTGGGCAAGCGGGTAACCATTATTGGCGCGGGTCTGGTGGGTCTGGAGCTGGCCGAGTTCCTGATTGAGCGCGGCCGCGAAGTCACGGTTCTGGACCCTGGCACACACCCCGGTTCTGAGCTACCCATCGTGCGCCGCTGGCGCGTGTATGACGCCGTGAAGAACCACGGCAAGCTGCTGATGCAAGCCAACGTCACCCAGATCGACCGCAAGGAAGTCATCTGGACCGACAAAAAAGGCGAGGAATACCGCACGCCTGCTGACTCCGTCGTTCTGGCCATGGGTGCCGAGGCCGACTCCACCGTTGCCGATCAGCTGCAGTCCATCACACAGACACCCGTGCGCCGCATTGGTGACTGCAACGATCTGGGCTATATCGAGGGCGCCATGCACTCGGGCCACCAGGCCGGCCGCACCATCTGA
- a CDS encoding glucose 1-dehydrogenase: MNEIFRQFSLEGQVAVVTGAGKGIGRACAITLAKAGADVALFARTEADLQTVKADIEALGRRAIIVPGDVNKQEDLDNLIARTVAELGKINVLINNVGGGGPNDPRKVTGKAVGEMLAFNVVPAYTLIQKAAAAMEASGGGAVVNISSTAARYSQKYFSAYAAAKAALNQMTRCLAQDFGPKVRINAIEPGTIMTDALAPFLTPERKERMERTTPLTRLGQPEDIAAAALFLVSPASSWVTGKVLGVDGGVEAPNF; the protein is encoded by the coding sequence ATGAACGAGATTTTTCGCCAGTTTTCGCTGGAAGGCCAGGTTGCGGTGGTGACCGGTGCTGGCAAAGGTATTGGCCGTGCCTGTGCCATCACGCTGGCCAAGGCTGGTGCAGATGTGGCGCTGTTTGCGCGCACTGAGGCAGACCTGCAGACGGTCAAGGCCGACATCGAGGCACTGGGCCGACGCGCCATCATCGTGCCCGGTGATGTGAACAAGCAAGAAGATCTCGACAACCTGATCGCCCGCACTGTGGCCGAGCTGGGCAAGATCAATGTGCTCATCAATAACGTGGGCGGTGGCGGCCCTAACGATCCGCGCAAGGTCACGGGCAAGGCTGTGGGCGAGATGCTGGCCTTCAACGTGGTGCCTGCCTATACGCTGATCCAGAAGGCTGCTGCAGCGATGGAAGCCTCAGGCGGCGGTGCCGTGGTCAATATTTCTTCGACGGCTGCGCGCTATTCGCAGAAGTACTTCAGTGCCTATGCTGCTGCCAAGGCTGCGCTCAACCAGATGACGCGCTGCCTGGCGCAGGACTTCGGCCCCAAGGTGCGTATCAACGCGATTGAACCCGGCACCATCATGACGGATGCGCTGGCTCCCTTTCTCACCCCTGAGCGCAAGGAGCGCATGGAGCGCACCACGCCGTTGACACGTCTGGGCCAGCCCGAAGACATCGCTGCTGCAGCGTTGTTCCTGGTCAGCCCTGCATCCAGCTGGGTGACCGGCAAGGTGCTGGGTGTGGACGGCGGCGTGGAAGCGCCTAACTTCTAA
- a CDS encoding coniferyl aldehyde dehydrogenase: MTQTNSSIGIRQLLDMQNQAFIAEGAVSAEVRVQRIQQVIDLLVESKDALCQAMGEDFGGRPAVFSLANDILGSLSSLKHARDHLAEWQGDSVRPSVKPFDMFGASAWVKYQPKGVIGIIGTWNAPLFTLLSPLACAFAAGNRAVLKPSEIAPRTAQVLAEAVAKRFDPQVLAVVQGGPEVAAAFSEQPWNHLVFTGSTSVGKLIMAAAAKNLVPVTLELGGKSPVLVGDSADIANVAERIAVGKSLNSGQLCVSPDVVWVHESRLQSLTDGIVAQYQSLYPSVTANADMTPVVNERHHARVSAYVQDAKARGVQVVETGSAQAGVDRRLPLSVVINPPQDAEISQHEIFGPAVVLRSFQNIREAVAAINQGDRPLALYYFGSDEVEQNWILDNTLSGGVSINDVVMHPALEDAPFGGVGASGMGHYHGHEGFLEFSHARSVYKAGSHDPRREWGMLPPYNEQFAQMLNQAVTP; the protein is encoded by the coding sequence ATGACCCAGACAAATTCGTCCATTGGCATTCGCCAGTTGCTGGACATGCAGAACCAGGCCTTTATCGCAGAAGGCGCAGTCAGTGCCGAGGTGCGTGTGCAGCGCATTCAGCAAGTCATTGACCTGCTGGTCGAGTCCAAAGATGCGCTGTGCCAGGCCATGGGTGAAGATTTTGGTGGTCGACCAGCTGTTTTTTCGCTGGCCAATGACATTTTGGGCTCGCTGTCCTCGCTCAAGCATGCGCGTGACCATCTGGCGGAGTGGCAGGGAGATTCCGTGCGCCCCAGCGTCAAACCTTTTGACATGTTTGGCGCCTCGGCCTGGGTCAAGTACCAGCCCAAGGGGGTGATTGGCATCATCGGGACCTGGAATGCACCGCTGTTCACGCTGCTGTCGCCGCTGGCCTGCGCCTTTGCAGCAGGCAACCGTGCCGTGCTCAAGCCTTCTGAAATTGCGCCGCGCACCGCCCAGGTGCTGGCCGAGGCTGTGGCAAAGCGCTTTGATCCGCAGGTGCTGGCCGTGGTGCAGGGCGGTCCTGAAGTCGCGGCTGCATTCTCCGAGCAGCCCTGGAACCATCTGGTCTTCACGGGCTCGACCAGCGTTGGCAAGCTCATCATGGCGGCTGCGGCCAAGAACCTGGTGCCTGTCACGCTGGAGCTGGGCGGCAAGTCGCCCGTGCTGGTGGGTGACTCTGCCGATATCGCCAATGTGGCTGAGCGCATTGCCGTGGGCAAGTCGCTGAACTCGGGTCAGCTTTGCGTATCGCCCGATGTGGTGTGGGTGCATGAGTCGCGCCTGCAGTCGCTGACGGATGGCATAGTGGCTCAGTACCAGTCGCTATACCCCTCTGTCACGGCGAATGCGGACATGACACCCGTGGTCAACGAACGTCACCACGCCCGCGTCAGCGCCTATGTGCAAGATGCCAAGGCCCGTGGCGTGCAGGTGGTGGAAACAGGTTCTGCGCAAGCCGGTGTGGATCGTCGCCTGCCGCTGTCTGTAGTCATCAACCCGCCGCAGGATGCTGAAATTTCTCAGCACGAAATCTTTGGCCCCGCCGTGGTGCTGCGCAGCTTCCAGAACATTCGCGAAGCGGTTGCGGCCATCAACCAGGGGGATCGTCCGCTGGCGCTGTACTACTTTGGCAGCGATGAGGTCGAGCAGAACTGGATTCTGGACAACACCCTGTCGGGCGGCGTTTCCATCAACGATGTGGTTATGCACCCCGCGCTGGAAGATGCTCCGTTTGGTGGTGTTGGCGCTTCGGGAATGGGCCACTACCATGGCCATGAAGGTTTCCTGGAGTTCAGCCACGCACGTTCGGTCTACAAGGCCGGCAGTCACGACCCGCGCCGCGAGTGGGGCATGCTGCCGCCTTATAACGAGCAGTTTGCGCAGATGCTGAACCAGGCAGTCACCCCTTAA
- a CDS encoding MFS transporter has product MHTPQTLPPTVTWRTHLSLALLALVYIFSFIDRQVLSILLEPIKQEFGASDTQMGLLTGLAFGLIYALLGIPVGRMADTQNRRNIVAVCCGVWSLATAACGFATQYWHMLAARMSVAVGEAGGMAPSISIVSDSYPPKMRSFAISLFMMGPNLGTLLGLVIGGMVAQYYGWRSVFLAFGIPGVILAVLVYFFVKEPVRGAYEAPKTKPSVNAAREPLLKQVFRLLSMKAMRNVCLACGMAGIAGYGYGVWAPSFFIRIHGMSISHAGLVFGIASGSGAVLGAMFCGWLSDKLCQRDSRWQLRLAAIGSFIAVPAGLGVFFWPVSDFWMLGSIKVPVAMAFALMFGFFGSWFATLSYSAISQLVGAGERSVAAAVLNLFITLLGVGVGPLVTGMLSDYFAKTHGTEGLRLALSGVTLMLLVTVLFFMLAIKPYKRHLQQMQSA; this is encoded by the coding sequence ATGCACACCCCTCAAACCTTGCCCCCCACCGTCACATGGCGCACTCACCTGAGTCTTGCCCTGCTTGCACTGGTCTATATTTTCTCTTTCATTGACCGTCAGGTGCTCTCTATTTTGCTGGAGCCCATCAAGCAGGAGTTCGGAGCGTCCGACACTCAGATGGGCCTTCTGACGGGGCTGGCCTTTGGCCTGATTTATGCGTTACTGGGTATTCCCGTAGGGCGCATGGCCGATACGCAAAACCGCCGCAATATCGTGGCCGTGTGCTGCGGGGTATGGAGCCTGGCCACCGCCGCTTGCGGCTTTGCCACTCAGTACTGGCATATGCTGGCCGCGCGCATGAGCGTGGCTGTGGGCGAAGCGGGGGGCATGGCTCCATCGATCTCCATTGTTTCGGACTCTTATCCGCCCAAGATGCGCTCGTTCGCCATCAGCCTGTTCATGATGGGCCCGAATCTGGGTACGCTGCTGGGCCTGGTGATTGGCGGCATGGTGGCCCAGTACTACGGCTGGCGCTCGGTGTTTCTGGCTTTTGGCATACCCGGAGTGATTCTGGCCGTGCTGGTGTACTTTTTTGTCAAAGAGCCTGTGCGTGGTGCTTATGAAGCGCCAAAGACAAAGCCTTCGGTCAATGCAGCACGTGAGCCCTTGCTCAAGCAGGTGTTTCGCCTGCTGAGCATGAAGGCGATGCGCAATGTCTGTCTGGCCTGCGGTATGGCGGGTATTGCGGGATATGGCTATGGCGTGTGGGCACCAAGCTTTTTCATTCGCATACACGGCATGAGCATCTCGCATGCGGGCCTGGTCTTTGGTATTGCCAGCGGCTCTGGTGCCGTGCTGGGTGCCATGTTCTGTGGCTGGCTATCCGACAAGCTTTGCCAGCGTGATAGCCGCTGGCAACTGCGCCTGGCCGCGATTGGCAGCTTCATCGCCGTGCCTGCTGGCCTGGGTGTGTTTTTCTGGCCCGTCTCTGACTTCTGGATGCTGGGCAGCATCAAAGTACCAGTTGCCATGGCGTTTGCTCTGATGTTCGGCTTCTTCGGCTCCTGGTTTGCCACGCTGTCATACAGCGCCATCAGCCAGCTGGTAGGCGCGGGCGAGCGCAGCGTAGCCGCTGCCGTGCTCAACCTCTTTATCACCTTGCTGGGCGTGGGCGTGGGTCCTCTGGTCACGGGCATGCTGTCGGACTACTTTGCCAAAACCCATGGCACGGAAGGCCTGCGCCTGGCGCTGTCCGGAGTGACACTGATGCTCCTGGTGACCGTGCTGTTCTTTATGCTGGCCATCAAGCCCTACAAGCGACACCTGCAGCAAATGCAGTCGGCCTGA
- a CDS encoding SDR family NAD(P)-dependent oxidoreductase: MTQPVVLITGASRGIGAATAVFFASKGWRVAITARTLTEGAQLDNQLRLPNGQLLSGSLQSTADAIEAAGGEVFSHVMDLMDLGSLDKAADAVLARFGRIDLLINNAVYQNREINDLIPDISTASLERSMLGNVIAPFHLAQRLLPTMAAQGGGRIINVCSAAGQFNPPVPADKGGWGFAYGASKAAIARLAGCINTEYKTQGVRAFSVNPGVVTTEAVKATLGDDGVLAQRYGAATPEEIAAALFWLGTQEEALPLAKAFTMIDLQPIYKERVAAVAA; this comes from the coding sequence ATGACTCAACCCGTCGTCCTCATCACCGGTGCCAGCCGTGGCATTGGCGCTGCCACCGCCGTCTTCTTTGCCAGCAAAGGCTGGCGCGTCGCCATCACTGCCCGCACACTGACCGAAGGTGCACAGCTTGATAACCAGCTGCGCCTGCCTAACGGCCAACTGCTCTCGGGCAGCCTGCAATCGACGGCTGACGCAATTGAAGCCGCTGGCGGCGAGGTGTTCTCGCATGTCATGGACCTGATGGACCTCGGCAGCCTGGACAAGGCCGCCGATGCAGTGCTGGCACGCTTTGGCCGCATTGATCTGCTGATCAACAACGCCGTCTATCAGAACCGTGAAATCAACGACCTGATTCCCGACATCAGCACCGCATCGCTTGAGCGCTCCATGCTGGGCAATGTGATTGCCCCCTTTCATCTGGCGCAGCGCCTGCTGCCAACCATGGCGGCGCAAGGTGGTGGCCGCATCATCAACGTGTGCTCGGCAGCTGGTCAATTCAACCCGCCCGTGCCTGCCGACAAGGGCGGCTGGGGCTTTGCCTACGGCGCATCGAAGGCAGCCATTGCGCGCCTGGCCGGTTGCATCAATACCGAATACAAGACGCAGGGCGTGCGCGCCTTCAGCGTCAACCCCGGTGTGGTGACGACTGAAGCCGTGAAGGCGACCCTGGGTGATGATGGCGTGCTGGCCCAGCGCTATGGTGCAGCGACCCCGGAAGAAATTGCCGCGGCCCTGTTCTGGCTGGGTACGCAAGAAGAGGCACTACCCCTGGCTAAAGCCTTCACCATGATTGATCTGCAACCGATCTACAAAGAACGCGTGGCCGCAGTCGCAGCGTAA
- a CDS encoding Rieske 2Fe-2S domain-containing protein: protein MATTKDYRLGEFTYPRGWFMISEAKALDTHKPVAVRFFGQDFAMYRGRESGKVVLLDAYCPHMKTHLAAPNTTSYVVIDGGGSNVEGDGIRCPYHGWRFGADGKCNHIPYHDGAIPAAAAVKSWTVVEQYGAIWVWFDPEGGEPDYALPTFGDWHDETYVNGQWDYLGELNQHPMEVVDNIADYGHLSPIHGSTVARFENEFKAHNAIQRQCGGHRTLVGEGGASDMLHTDTWYHGPAILVSKVSGMFNSFMMIMHTPIEDGKIKVWHNLLVKTAHGGLPTKADEVAAKQFQEASRLAFAQDFEVWSQKAPCLNPLFIPSDGAFLKARIWYKQFYNPRAKAAEYLDQCEGKYIPRGMVAYTQEAEETAA from the coding sequence ATGGCAACCACGAAGGACTACCGCCTCGGTGAATTTACCTACCCACGTGGCTGGTTCATGATTTCCGAGGCCAAGGCGCTCGACACCCACAAGCCTGTGGCGGTGCGCTTCTTCGGCCAGGATTTCGCGATGTACCGCGGTCGCGAAAGCGGCAAGGTTGTGCTTCTGGACGCGTACTGCCCCCACATGAAGACCCACTTGGCAGCGCCCAACACCACAAGCTACGTGGTGATCGACGGCGGTGGCAGCAACGTGGAAGGCGATGGCATTCGCTGCCCTTATCACGGCTGGCGCTTTGGCGCAGACGGCAAGTGCAACCACATCCCCTACCACGATGGCGCCATACCTGCGGCTGCAGCCGTCAAGAGCTGGACCGTGGTCGAGCAGTACGGTGCGATCTGGGTCTGGTTTGATCCCGAAGGTGGCGAGCCTGATTACGCTCTGCCAACATTTGGCGACTGGCATGACGAAACCTATGTCAACGGCCAGTGGGACTATCTGGGCGAGCTGAACCAGCACCCCATGGAAGTGGTGGACAACATTGCCGACTACGGTCACCTGAGCCCCATCCACGGCTCCACCGTGGCGCGCTTTGAAAACGAATTCAAGGCCCACAACGCCATTCAACGCCAGTGCGGCGGCCACCGCACTCTGGTGGGCGAAGGCGGCGCCAGTGACATGCTGCACACTGACACTTGGTACCACGGCCCAGCCATTCTGGTCTCCAAGGTCAGCGGCATGTTCAACTCGTTCATGATGATCATGCACACCCCTATTGAGGACGGCAAGATCAAGGTCTGGCACAACCTGCTGGTCAAGACCGCGCACGGCGGCTTGCCCACCAAGGCTGACGAAGTGGCAGCCAAGCAGTTCCAGGAAGCCAGCCGTCTGGCCTTTGCACAGGACTTTGAAGTCTGGTCCCAAAAAGCGCCTTGCCTGAACCCGCTGTTCATCCCCAGCGACGGTGCCTTCCTGAAGGCCCGCATCTGGTACAAGCAGTTCTACAACCCCCGCGCCAAGGCTGCAGAGTATCTGGACCAATGCGAAGGCAAGTACATCCCTCGCGGCATGGTTGCCTACACTCAGGAAGCGGAAGAAACAGCTGCCTGA
- a CDS encoding EthD domain-containing protein, whose translation MLKEENQPTVWKMIYLARRNPALAAADFPQAWREHSALGRQCKNVGQRVKAVAQCSRQLQVDASALSTDYDGVNLMVLADREAGSAIWDDPETLAIMRPDEPRVFADYVRNFSVLCRQQVLYERMPADVSAALLPQNEQVMLIGFLQRSDEWQGAVTSPVLCPPHWRIGGVNQASRIVCNTLDEKAPAGYGYRYIVEWWFDTVEQALSAAQSLNASAAAQDDEFGWGEHVFMLAEVTHARP comes from the coding sequence ATGCTGAAAGAAGAAAACCAGCCTACGGTGTGGAAGATGATCTATCTGGCCCGGCGCAACCCGGCGCTGGCGGCCGCAGACTTCCCTCAGGCCTGGCGCGAGCATTCTGCGCTGGGGCGGCAGTGCAAAAACGTGGGCCAGCGCGTGAAGGCAGTGGCTCAGTGTTCACGCCAGTTGCAAGTTGATGCATCGGCACTGAGTACCGACTATGACGGGGTCAATCTGATGGTACTGGCAGACCGGGAGGCCGGATCTGCTATCTGGGACGATCCGGAAACGCTGGCCATCATGCGCCCCGACGAGCCGCGCGTTTTTGCCGACTATGTACGTAACTTTTCGGTGTTGTGCCGCCAGCAGGTGCTGTATGAGCGCATGCCTGCTGATGTCTCAGCTGCTTTGCTGCCGCAAAATGAGCAAGTCATGCTGATCGGGTTTTTGCAGCGCAGCGATGAGTGGCAGGGCGCTGTAACGAGTCCTGTGCTGTGTCCTCCGCATTGGAGGATTGGTGGGGTGAACCAGGCCAGCCGCATTGTTTGCAACACGCTTGATGAGAAAGCGCCAGCCGGATATGGCTATCGCTACATTGTGGAGTGGTGGTTTGATACCGTGGAGCAGGCGCTCAGTGCGGCGCAAAGTCTTAATGCCTCGGCCGCGGCTCAGGATGATGAATTTGGTTGGGGAGAGCATGTGTTCATGCTGGCCGAAGTGACCCACGCCAGACCCTGA
- a CDS encoding MFS transporter has product MTETPSSNRSRLYVLALLTALSAMTFMDRQILAVLLQPIKQEFGFSDLQIGLITGLGFALTFGLLGIPLGRLADRHERRGLIAWCRGIGGCIAALGALATGAGGLAASRAGAALGDAGGGAASMSILADLYAPSERSRAMSVFGVGAALGALLALLLGPLFAQWWGWRVTLAIIGACVVLLSLVLRFTVHEPARALTKAAASDADTAEKPAQSAVKLIWNEPVTRFLIVGAACALIAGLSIGSWNVALLARRFDLSLKQAGGISAVAALLSVAGSLFSGWLTDRLARSDVRWQIRIPVIGVGLAALFGLAYLLVSDELFMLSLACMLIYSFFTAWWAPATYAALSLVVPVQRRATASAMVLMAGALLGNGVGPIAAGWLSDVLNTVWQGQGLRYALVVMMCTLLPGVWAFMRALAYYPRAYRQAHPPVAVPA; this is encoded by the coding sequence ATGACAGAGACTCCTTCTTCCAACCGTTCCCGGCTTTACGTGCTGGCGCTGCTGACAGCCCTGTCTGCCATGACCTTTATGGACCGACAAATTCTGGCGGTGCTGCTGCAACCGATCAAACAGGAATTTGGTTTTTCTGATCTGCAGATTGGCCTGATTACAGGTCTTGGCTTTGCGTTGACCTTTGGGCTGCTGGGCATTCCGCTGGGACGTCTGGCCGACCGACATGAGCGCCGTGGCCTGATTGCATGGTGCCGAGGCATTGGCGGCTGTATTGCTGCGTTGGGGGCGCTGGCGACTGGGGCCGGAGGCTTGGCCGCTTCCCGTGCGGGCGCTGCGCTGGGGGATGCGGGTGGCGGTGCCGCTTCCATGTCTATCCTGGCCGATTTGTATGCGCCGTCTGAGCGCTCGCGCGCCATGAGTGTTTTCGGGGTAGGCGCTGCCTTGGGGGCTTTGCTGGCCTTGCTGCTGGGGCCGCTGTTTGCGCAGTGGTGGGGCTGGCGGGTGACCTTGGCAATCATTGGCGCGTGCGTTGTGCTGCTGTCACTGGTTCTGCGCTTTACGGTGCATGAGCCTGCAAGGGCACTGACAAAGGCCGCTGCGAGCGATGCGGATACCGCTGAGAAACCGGCGCAATCTGCCGTCAAATTAATATGGAATGAGCCTGTAACGCGCTTCCTGATTGTGGGAGCTGCTTGCGCTTTGATAGCGGGCTTGTCGATTGGCTCCTGGAATGTGGCGCTGCTGGCGCGGCGTTTTGACTTGAGTCTCAAGCAGGCGGGCGGTATCTCTGCGGTGGCCGCACTTTTGTCAGTGGCGGGGAGCCTGTTCTCGGGCTGGCTGACGGACAGACTGGCCCGCAGCGATGTGCGTTGGCAGATTCGGATTCCCGTCATCGGCGTAGGCCTGGCTGCACTTTTCGGACTGGCTTATCTGTTGGTGAGTGATGAGCTGTTTATGCTCTCGCTGGCCTGCATGCTCATTTATTCCTTTTTTACAGCCTGGTGGGCGCCTGCGACTTATGCGGCGCTGAGTTTGGTGGTGCCTGTGCAGCGCCGCGCCACGGCCAGCGCGATGGTGCTGATGGCGGGTGCCTTGCTGGGCAATGGAGTGGGGCCGATTGCTGCTGGCTGGCTTAGCGATGTGCTCAATACGGTCTGGCAAGGACAGGGCCTGCGCTATGCGCTGGTAGTCATGATGTGCACGTTGCTGCCGGGGGTGTGGGCGTTTATGCGAGCGCTGGCTTACTACCCCAGGGCCTATCGTCAGGCACATCCGCCCGTGGCTGTGCCTGCGTGA